DNA sequence from the Halorussus sp. MSC15.2 genome:
CCCGCCGAACAGTTTCATCTCGGCGTCGGTGTGGCGCGCGACCACCTCCAGCGCCTCCGGTCGGTGAAACACTTCGAATCCGTCACTCGGCAGCGCAGACTCCCACTCCGACAGTTCGAGTTGCTCGACTCTCATCCTGTTGACTCCGTGTTAGCACCGCTTTTCACTTTGTTATCGTCCACCTGTTCGGTGTGTAGGCGTCCCCTGTGGCGGTTTTCGGCGCGGCCGGTCGCGGCGGTACTCGGGTCGTCCGTCTCCGCTCTCTGGGTTTCCGAGTCGTCGGTCCCGACCGCTTCGGCCGCGGTTCGCGCCTCGCCGTCCACGGGGTGGGCCATCCGGTCGTAGTAGTCGGCGGGCGGGCCGACCCACGCGCCCATCTCCAGCGCTCGCTCGACGAGGCGCCGGTAGAGACGCCGATACCCCGGGAAGTCGGTCTGATTGAACAGTCGAGGGTGCCACAGCGCCGACATCACCGCGCCCTCGTCGGCGGCCTCCGCCAGCAGTCGCTCGCACTCGGACCACGCCGCCGCGAAGTCTTCGCCGGGGTCCGGAAGCGCGCACTCCATGACGGTCAGCGGGAACACCACGAACTCGTCGTCGAACGGCCGGAGCGGCAGGTAGCCGTGGTCGAACCCGTACTCCTCGCTCGACCCGAGGCTGGCGTCGTACCGCAGGCCGAGCGCGCGGTGGTGGTCCCACGTCTCCGGCCCGCGATTGAGGTGGTGCTGGCGACCCCCGACAACCTCTTCGCCGAGCGCGGCCTCCAGTCCGGTCTTCTCCATCCGAAGGCGGTCCCTGTCGTCGTACGAGTCGTAGGAACCGTGGAGACCGACCTCCCACCCGCCGTCCCGGAGGCGGTCGAGCAGGGCGAGCATCTCGGGCGTCTCGATGTCGTACCGACCCAGATGCTCGACCCAGTAGAAGGGGTCCAGCCAGTCGCTCGGCGAGCGTTCGAGGACGTGCTGCTCGCGCAGGAAGTAGAACGCCGAGCGGACGCCCAGCGACGCTTCGAGGTCCGTGATTTCCTCGAACTGCCACCACGGGTTCTCGCCGGGCAGCAGTCCAGTCAGTTGGCGGGGGTCGCGGTGTTCGACGGCGTGGTACACCGACTGGACCGTCTTGTACGGTCGGTCCACGTCGTGAGTCAGCAGCAGCGCGAACTCGGCGTCGGCGACCGCCGACGGGACGCCGGCGACGTGAGGGTCGTCTTCCGGTCCGGTCCGTCGCGGGTCCGCGCCCGAATCGTCGGGGTTAGGCATCGTCCAACAGGGTAGTGATTCGGGCCGCGGCGTCGCCGTCGCCGTAAGGTCGGGGCTTCTCGGACGGCGGGTCGGCGTTCGCCAGCGCGCGGCGGATGCGCTCCGGGTCCGCGCCGACCAGCGCGTTCCACCCGGCTTCGACCGTCTCGAGCCACTCGGTCTCCTCGCGCATCGTCACGCAGGGCGTGTCGAGGAAGAACGCTTCCTTCTGGACGCCGCCGGAGTCGGTCGCCACCGCGTCGGCGCAGTCCTGCAGGCGCACGAAGTCGAGGTAGCCCGCCGGGTCGGTCAGGGTCAGTCGCTCCCGGGCGTCCTCGTAGAGTTCGTATTCCCGCATACGGTTTACCGTGCGGGGATGTGCGGGCAGGACGACCTCCCGGGGGTCCTCGGCCAGCGCGTCGAGGATGGCCGCGAGTTTCTCGGGGTCGTCGGTGTTGCCCGCGCGGTGGACCGTCGCCAGCACGTACTCGCCCGCCTCCACGCCGAGGTCCTCCAGCACCGTCGAGTGTTCCTCGGCCCGGTCGCGCGCCCAGAGGACGGCGTCGTACATCACGTCGCCGGTGTCGTGGACCGCGCCCGGGACCGACTCCTCGCGGAGGTTCTCGACCGCGCGCCGGGAGGGCGCGAACAGGAAGTCGGCGGCGTGGTCGGTCAGCACCCGATTGACCTCCTCGGGCATCTCGCGGTTGTAGCTCCGGAGTCCGGCCTCGACGTGGGCGAGGTCGGTGTCCATCTTCGACGCCGCTACCGCCGCCGCCAGCGTGGAGTTAGTGTCACCGTAGACCAGCACCGCGTCTGGGTCCTCGGTCTCGATTCGCTCTTCGAGACCGACTATCATCTCGGCGGTCTGCGCGCCGTGGCTGTCCGACCCCACGCCGAGGTTGTCGTCGGGTTCCGGGATGCCCAACTCGTCGAAGAACACGTCCGACATCTCCTCGTCGTAGTGTTGGCCCGTGTGGACCAGCACCTCCTCGTGACTCCGGCGGAGTTCGCGGGACACCGCGGCGGCCTTGACGAACTGGGGTCTCGCGCCGACCACGGTCAGAACCTTCATCGTCGGCCCTCCTCGCGGTCGGCCGCGTCGATACGTCCGTCCGTCGCGTTCGAGTTCGTTTCCATTGATTCTCCGCTCCCGATTGTGTACACTCGGTGGTCGGTCCCGTCGAGTTCGAGCGTCTGGCGGCCGTCCACGACCACCAGCGGGTCGAACCGACCCCACGAGATGTCGTCGAACTCCTCGTGGGGCGTCACGAGCACGACCGCGTCGAGTCCGCGGTCGTAAATCTCATCCTGCGATATCATTTCGGCGGCGAACCCCTCGGCGTCGTCCAGCATGGGGTCCACCGCGACGACCTCCGCGCCGAGGTCCGCGAGTCGCTCGGCGATTGGACCGGCGGGCGTGGCGCGGGTCTCCTCGACGCCGGGCCGGTAGGTCAACCCCAGTACCCCGACCGTGGCGTCCTCCGGCGAGACGCCCTCGGCGTCGAGTTCGCGGGTCAGCGTCTCGACCGTGAACCGTGGCATCGAGTCGTTGACCTCGCGGGCGGTCTCCAGCAGTCTGGCCTCGGTGTCGAACCCGTTGATGACGAAGTAGGGGTAGTAGGGGATGCAGTGACCCCCGACGCCGGGACCGGGCGTGTGAATCTCGCAGAACGGTTGGGTGTTGGCCGTCTCGATGGCCTCGTTCACGTCGATGCCCAGTTCGTCGGTCAGCGTCGCCAACTCGTTGGCCAGCGCGATGTTCACGTCCCGGTAGAGACCCTCGAACACCTTGACGGCCTCCGCGGTCGTGGCGTCCGAGACCGCGAGCACGTCGTTGTCCGTGATTTCGCCGTAGACCAACGCCGCGACTCGGGTGCTCTCGTCGTCCGCGCCGCCGACCACCTTCGGGTACGCGCCGCGGATGTCTTCGAGCGCCCGCCCGCTGGCGGTCCGCTCCGGGCAGAACGCGAGACCGAACTCGTCGTGGCCCGCCGCCTCGGCGAGCATCGGTTCGAGAAGGTCCTCGCAGGTCCGGGGCGGTACCGTACACTCCACGACGACGAGGTCGCCGGGGTCGAGTCCCGACCCGACGTCTTCGGCCACCGACTGCAGGATGGAGAGGTCGGCCTCGTGGTCGTCTGTGATGGGCGTCGGCACGATGACGACGTGCAGCGCCGCGCGGTCCGCCGCTTCCGCGGGGTCGTCGGTGGCCTCGAACGCGCCCTCTCGGACCGTTTCGGCGACCAGTTCGGGCAGGCCGGGTTCGCGCTTGACGTGGCACGCTCCGTCGTTGACGGTCTCGACCACCTCGGGGTCCACGTCTGCGCCGACGACGTTGCCCGACACGTCGGCGTACACCGCGGCGAGGGGGAGTCCCATCTTGCCGAGACCGTACACCGCGACCGGGACCCGCCCGGAGCGGAACGCCTCGCGCTGGTCGGACTCGGGCAGGTCGCTGTCGTACAGGTGGACGACCTCCTGCAGGCTCACCGGGCGCTCACCTCCGCGGGCCGTCGCTCGTCGGCCGCGATGTCGTCGATGCGCCGCACCACTTCGAGGACGCGCAGGCCGTCCTCGCCCGAGACCACCGGGTCGGCGTCCGAGGTGGCCGCGGCGACGAACGACTCCAGTTGGTTCTTGAGCGGTTCGCCCGTCTCGACGGTCGGGCGCTCCACGATGCTCTCGTGGCGGTAGCGCACGTCGCCGTTGTCCTCGATGTACTCGGGCAGCGAGTGGCGGTGAATCTCGACCGACCGGTCGATGTAATCGACGTTCACCCGACAGCTCTCGGCGGTTATCGAGAGTTTGCGGACCCGCTGTTGGGTCACCCTGCTCGCGGTGAGCGAGGCGACGGTCCCGTCGCCGAACTCGAGGGACGCGGTGGCGTACTGGTTGTTCTTGACCCCGTTCGCGGTGACGTTTTCGGGGGCCTCCCCGAGCATCGCCAGCACCACGTCCACGTCGTGAATCATCAGGTCCAGCACCGCGCTCTCGTCCACCCCTCGGTCCTCCGGCGGCGGTCCGAGTCGGTGGGCTTCGACCGCGATGACGTCGAGGTCGGCCACGATGTCGGCCAGCGCCCGAATCGCGGGGTTGAACCGCTCGATGTGGCCGACCTGTATCGTCACGCCAGCGTCGTCGGCGCGCTCTATCAGTTGGCGGCCGACCGCGGGGTCGTCCACGAACGGTTTCTCGACTAGCACGTCCACGCCGTGGTCGATGCAGTCGCTCGCGATGTCGGCGTGGAACTGGGTCGGGACAGCGATGGAGGCCACGTCGGCGGCGTCGAGGAGCGCGTCCATGTCCATCGCGCGCGTGCCGTGGTCCTCGGCGACTTCCCGGGCCTGCTCGTCGTCCACGTCGAAGACGCCGACCAGATTCACGTTCGGCAGTTCGCTGTACACTCGCGCGTGGTGGCGGCCCATGTTTCCGACGCCCACGACCGCGGCGTTCGTCGGGTTGCGTTCAACGTTCATACTCTTGGATAGCGGCGGTGATAGTTCGGAGGTCGTCTTCGGAGACGTTCGGGTGGACCGGCAGGGAGAGCGCCTGCTCGGCGGTTCGCTCCGCGACCGGGGCGGTGTGGCTCACGCCGTCGTAGGCCGGTTGCTCGTGGATGGGCGTCGGGTAGTAGACGCCCGTGCCGACGCCCTCGTCGGCGAGGTGGTCGGCGAGTCCGTCCCTGTCGTCGGTCCGAATCGTGTACTGGTGGTAGACGTGGCGGCGGTCGTCGGGTTCGGTCGGCGTCACCACGTCGGC
Encoded proteins:
- a CDS encoding Gfo/Idh/MocA family protein, which produces MNVERNPTNAAVVGVGNMGRHHARVYSELPNVNLVGVFDVDDEQAREVAEDHGTRAMDMDALLDAADVASIAVPTQFHADIASDCIDHGVDVLVEKPFVDDPAVGRQLIERADDAGVTIQVGHIERFNPAIRALADIVADLDVIAVEAHRLGPPPEDRGVDESAVLDLMIHDVDVVLAMLGEAPENVTANGVKNNQYATASLEFGDGTVASLTASRVTQQRVRKLSITAESCRVNVDYIDRSVEIHRHSLPEYIEDNGDVRYRHESIVERPTVETGEPLKNQLESFVAAATSDADPVVSGEDGLRVLEVVRRIDDIAADERRPAEVSAR
- a CDS encoding polysaccharide deacetylase family protein, with the protein product MPNPDDSGADPRRTGPEDDPHVAGVPSAVADAEFALLLTHDVDRPYKTVQSVYHAVEHRDPRQLTGLLPGENPWWQFEEITDLEASLGVRSAFYFLREQHVLERSPSDWLDPFYWVEHLGRYDIETPEMLALLDRLRDGGWEVGLHGSYDSYDDRDRLRMEKTGLEAALGEEVVGGRQHHLNRGPETWDHHRALGLRYDASLGSSEEYGFDHGYLPLRPFDDEFVVFPLTVMECALPDPGEDFAAAWSECERLLAEAADEGAVMSALWHPRLFNQTDFPGYRRLYRRLVERALEMGAWVGPPADYYDRMAHPVDGEARTAAEAVGTDDSETQRAETDDPSTAATGRAENRHRGRLHTEQVDDNKVKSGANTESTG
- the wecB gene encoding non-hydrolyzing UDP-N-acetylglucosamine 2-epimerase, translated to MKVLTVVGARPQFVKAAAVSRELRRSHEEVLVHTGQHYDEEMSDVFFDELGIPEPDDNLGVGSDSHGAQTAEMIVGLEERIETEDPDAVLVYGDTNSTLAAAVAASKMDTDLAHVEAGLRSYNREMPEEVNRVLTDHAADFLFAPSRRAVENLREESVPGAVHDTGDVMYDAVLWARDRAEEHSTVLEDLGVEAGEYVLATVHRAGNTDDPEKLAAILDALAEDPREVVLPAHPRTVNRMREYELYEDARERLTLTDPAGYLDFVRLQDCADAVATDSGGVQKEAFFLDTPCVTMREETEWLETVEAGWNALVGADPERIRRALANADPPSEKPRPYGDGDAAARITTLLDDA
- a CDS encoding nucleotide sugar dehydrogenase, whose amino-acid sequence is MSLQEVVHLYDSDLPESDQREAFRSGRVPVAVYGLGKMGLPLAAVYADVSGNVVGADVDPEVVETVNDGACHVKREPGLPELVAETVREGAFEATDDPAEAADRAALHVVIVPTPITDDHEADLSILQSVAEDVGSGLDPGDLVVVECTVPPRTCEDLLEPMLAEAAGHDEFGLAFCPERTASGRALEDIRGAYPKVVGGADDESTRVAALVYGEITDNDVLAVSDATTAEAVKVFEGLYRDVNIALANELATLTDELGIDVNEAIETANTQPFCEIHTPGPGVGGHCIPYYPYFVINGFDTEARLLETAREVNDSMPRFTVETLTRELDAEGVSPEDATVGVLGLTYRPGVEETRATPAGPIAERLADLGAEVVAVDPMLDDAEGFAAEMISQDEIYDRGLDAVVLVTPHEEFDDISWGRFDPLVVVDGRQTLELDGTDHRVYTIGSGESMETNSNATDGRIDAADREEGRR